The Aliiroseovarius pelagivivens DNA segment CATGTCGACAGCATCAAGCGCTTCGGACATTCGATCGCAGCGAAACAGTGCCCTGCCAAGGACAACAAGTTCGTCACGGTCAGGCTCTTCCCGCGCCATGATTTCATCACGGAAACGCAAAGCCCGTTCCGGAGATCCTGTCTTTATGTAGGCCGTAATAAGAGGCGTCAGAACAAGCGCACCAACAGGATATTCTTCGAGCAGCGGTTCAGCCGTCGCGATCAACTCTGGCCATGCAGCGATACGATACAGGTACCGGGCAAACAGGCGAGACAATTGAAGATGTGATGGCTGCATGGCAAGCCCTGCCCTCAACTCGCGCTCGCACTCTTGATCAAGCCCCAGACGAAAATACGCCCTTGCCTTCTGTTCGTGAACAGACGGGTGATCTGCCTTCAAAGCTGCAAGCCGTCGCAACACATCCTCACGCTCGGCCTCACGCCCGGGTTTCTGAAATTCGGACAGGAAACGAAGATCCAACGAAAGTTGCCAAGTCTCTCGACGGCGCGCCTGCGAGAGAGCGGCAAGCGCTGCTGCGGTGTCGCCTTTTTGGAACAACGCTTCCGCAAGATTGGCGTACACCCAGACGGGTTGATCTTCGTCGTTGCCAATCGCCTGTGTCAGAAGAGAAATCTCTTTTGAAAGATCCCCCTCACGCGCGGCGCAACGTGCCGTATAGCGAAGGATCTGAGCCTCGTCCGGCATCGGCGCTTGCGGATTGGGCGCATTGATCTCGTCCAGCAGAAGTGGCGCGATCTGGCACCAACTATGCTTCCTATTGATTTTGAAATGGTGGAAGGGAAGGTCGTAACACGTGACGCCCCCCGTTGCGATTTCGTCCCATCCGCATGTTGGACTAGATCGGTAAAGTGCATCGTTCTCTGCTGAACGAACGTAGACCAGACGCGAGGCAATGGGTTGGGCAGGCGTGCATTTCAACGCGGCTTTCAGAGTACCCCTGATACCGTTGGTCCGGGGGGTTCCTTGCAATGCGCCGAAGTAGCGGCGGTCAAGATCGGCCTCATCGTCCAGAACAACAATTAAGGCTGGGGGGCATCCACGCTGGGCAAGTTCATGGCCAACCGCAAGCGCAACATGGGCACCAAGCGAGTGGCCCAGAAGCACACATCGACGGTCCGGATACTGTTGAAGAATCTTCTCGGCGTCGCATTTTGCCAGATCCCGGAACGATCGCATCTTGTCGCTCGTTACCTTGTCTGTACGGACCTGAAGGGCTGCGACTGGCTGTTTCGCCGGGAAAAACCCTGCTGCCGTCACAGCATAGGCCGCCTCGCCATTCATCCCGTATGCACACACCAAAGGAAGGGCATCCTCCCCTTCCTGCACAACCGAAAGCATCGTTCTGTCGTCGACATCTGATGCAGACGCGATACCGGCCTCTGCATCATTTTCCTGCATCGCAGACACGATGCGCCGAGCAAGGTTTTCTGCTGTATCGAGCGCCATGAACTCGGCCGCCGACAGCGCAACACCATATTGCTGCTCTATTTCAAGAATGGTTTCGATAACCGTCAGAGAGTCGCCGCCCGCATCAAGAAAACCCTCGTCGGCTTTGAAATCCGGGCGCCCTATCGCATTGCGGAACACGGAAAGCAGCTCTTCCTGAATGGCCTCTGACGTGCCTGAAGCAAGAATTGTGGTGTCCGGCTCACTCATCCGCATATCGCAAAGAAAGGTCGCGCCGTGATACCTTGCCATTCGAGTTGGTAGGGATGTCAGGAACGACGAAAAGCCGCTCTGGCATTCCCCAGCCCGTGATCTGAGCGCCAACAGACACACGGATGTCCTGAACGCTCCGCGTTGCTCCTTCTCGTAAAACGATCAGTGCAGCAATCTTCTGGCCCAGCTTGGGATCAGGCAAACCAAAGACGACCGACCGCACCACATCAGGATCGCGGTCCAGCGACTGCTCGATCACCTTGGGGTCCATCTTCTCGCCGCCGCGGTTGATGACTTCATCAGCACGCCCGGCAACGAACAGGATGCCGGCGTCGTTAATGAACCCTCGATCACCCGTCAGGAAGCGCCCATCTTGATCGAAACGCGTCTCCTTCTCCATTCCGACGATTGCGTTTACATAGCCCCCCCTAAGAGCAATGCGGCCGACAGCGCCGATGGGCATGACGGTGCCATTTTCGCCAACGATATCAACCTGCCATGGCAGTGCGATCTTCCCAACCGCGCCGAGATCCAACTGATCCTCGGGCCTGCAATACGCCACCTGCGGTGACACCTCGGTCATCCCATAATTCGTCCCAAGGCTTGCATCATAGACCGCGCGCAGTCGCGCCCGCAGAGTGTCCGGAATTGCCTCGCCCGTTGCATGGAATTTTCGCAGCACATCCGGCCCCGGCCGCCAGCCTCTGGTTTCGCTGTCCGTGATCAGTTTCTGGATGATCGTTGGAGTGGCGGCCAAACTGGTCGGCTTAAGGTTTTCACAGCATCGTTGCATGTCTGCGAAGCGATAGCCCGGCGCCACGATTACGGCGCCTCCGAACCGAAGTATGGGCAGCGAAGCACGCACATAAGCAAAGAGATAGGTGAAGTTCATCACGCACACTGCGCGATCACCCGGACCATAGTTATTCAACGCGCCATGTGTCGAGATATTGCGATCAAGGCTGCGCTGAGTAATCGCGACCACCGAAGAATTCCCCGTCGTCCCCGATGTCGAGATGTAGAGCGCCACATCATCAAGCCCGGCCAGCTCTCGCGACGGTTCTGCAATCGTGCCATGGGGTTTTAGAAGAACGCCTTCTGCTCTGGAAGGCGCGCTCTCAACTTCAATATAGCAAAGGTTCCGCGACGCCGCGATTTTCCA contains these protein-coding regions:
- a CDS encoding phosphopantetheine-binding protein, giving the protein MSEPDTTILASGTSEAIQEELLSVFRNAIGRPDFKADEGFLDAGGDSLTVIETILEIEQQYGVALSAAEFMALDTAENLARRIVSAMQENDAEAGIASASDVDDRTMLSVVQEGEDALPLVCAYGMNGEAAYAVTAAGFFPAKQPVAALQVRTDKVTSDKMRSFRDLAKCDAEKILQQYPDRRCVLLGHSLGAHVALAVGHELAQRGCPPALIVVLDDEADLDRRYFGALQGTPRTNGIRGTLKAALKCTPAQPIASRLVYVRSAENDALYRSSPTCGWDEIATGGVTCYDLPFHHFKINRKHSWCQIAPLLLDEINAPNPQAPMPDEAQILRYTARCAAREGDLSKEISLLTQAIGNDEDQPVWVYANLAEALFQKGDTAAALAALSQARRRETWQLSLDLRFLSEFQKPGREAEREDVLRRLAALKADHPSVHEQKARAYFRLGLDQECERELRAGLAMQPSHLQLSRLFARYLYRIAAWPELIATAEPLLEEYPVGALVLTPLITAYIKTGSPERALRFRDEIMAREEPDRDELVVLGRALFRCDRMSEALDAVDMALTVKASHPNTHSLRSKCLKSLGRHSEAAAARNVANSLRRKKTKARAAIVGPQRKKGYLASTIRRLLGT
- a CDS encoding class I adenylate-forming enzyme family protein produces the protein MPNAHAREPAERTILDWIEDNASKYPDAPALFDISGSVRLSYTDLAERVSTLAHEFREFGIGRNTRVAVSMTDGPETLTILLALMSIAAVMPIHPAAAAETVDALVDKLDISVVVGAHRPASAAWKIAASRNLCYIEVESAPSRAEGVLLKPHGTIAEPSRELAGLDDVALYISTSGTTGNSSVVAITQRSLDRNISTHGALNNYGPGDRAVCVMNFTYLFAYVRASLPILRFGGAVIVAPGYRFADMQRCCENLKPTSLAATPTIIQKLITDSETRGWRPGPDVLRKFHATGEAIPDTLRARLRAVYDASLGTNYGMTEVSPQVAYCRPEDQLDLGAVGKIALPWQVDIVGENGTVMPIGAVGRIALRGGYVNAIVGMEKETRFDQDGRFLTGDRGFINDAGILFVAGRADEVINRGGEKMDPKVIEQSLDRDPDVVRSVVFGLPDPKLGQKIAALIVLREGATRSVQDIRVSVGAQITGWGMPERLFVVPDIPTNSNGKVSRRDLSLRYADE